A DNA window from Maribellus comscasis contains the following coding sequences:
- a CDS encoding ABC transporter permease translates to MKRNSLRSFIKFLSKNKLYSFVTISGFAVSLMFVLLLTVYIKQELSVDQFHKNKDRLYRLYREEGSTFGAPTGEYIENQLPEVEAYTRIKNMSGNAVFPGDEQTRMNYLLADSAFFTMFSFDLISGNPREVLKTKDKAVLSETFAHKIFGNENPMGKSFQMNDKSFIVSGIIEDMPQNTQFEKFDAIITFNMLAEFWNYPELLTTNNNSSFAVYFLAKEGADLPSKAPLILEQFKKDYWMYKQGFSKELEFEPLTDVYFSNSRGPAIRQNNKSSVFMFGGIAILILVIAIINYINLTVAQAGNRSKEIAIKKLIGSSKGALVYQQISESVALSFFAALIAIALALIAEPFFNNQMDTDLNLTNQFSGAFVLSSLLIIGATGLVSGTIPALVANKFNPVEVVKGSFAFKTRKSYSKVLIAFQYTVAIILLVSTLTITKQSNFMQNYDMGFDKDNIFWMDNTIEANKREAFRNELKSIPGVEEASFCMGMPIDGGNNQSFNYNEKPVSFQEFRGDSLYLKIFGLKINETGVAYSKNGVWINQTAVKLLELGENPSSFKYYDNEIPVLGIVEDFNFRSLHEQVGPAIIRQMTNEDFPWSIAVKISDANIIETVKRIREKQASFTGGEPMEFGFVDSSVDEWYSTEVKRSKLIGAFTLLSIIISSMGIFAMSLYYIQQKVKEIGVRKVNGAKVSEVVALLNKDFLIWVLVAFVIATPLAWFAMNKWLENFAYKTEVSWWIFMMAGLMALGIALLTVSWQSWRAATRNPVEALRYE, encoded by the coding sequence ATGAAACGTAATTCATTAAGATCCTTTATAAAATTTCTAAGCAAGAATAAACTGTACAGTTTTGTCACCATATCAGGCTTTGCCGTATCGCTAATGTTTGTATTATTGTTAACTGTTTATATAAAACAGGAACTTTCTGTTGATCAGTTTCATAAAAACAAGGACCGGCTCTACAGACTCTACCGGGAAGAGGGTTCCACTTTTGGTGCACCCACCGGTGAATATATCGAAAATCAGCTGCCCGAAGTAGAGGCCTACACGCGTATAAAAAATATGTCGGGGAACGCAGTTTTCCCGGGAGATGAACAAACGCGTATGAACTACCTGTTAGCTGATTCTGCCTTTTTTACTATGTTTTCGTTTGATTTAATCTCAGGCAATCCGCGCGAAGTTTTAAAAACCAAAGACAAAGCTGTGCTTTCGGAAACCTTTGCCCATAAAATCTTTGGCAACGAAAATCCGATGGGGAAATCGTTCCAAATGAATGATAAATCGTTTATCGTTTCCGGAATTATTGAGGATATGCCACAGAATACTCAATTTGAAAAGTTTGATGCAATAATTACTTTTAATATGCTGGCTGAATTCTGGAATTATCCGGAACTTCTTACCACTAATAATAACAGTTCATTTGCCGTTTATTTTTTGGCAAAAGAAGGAGCCGATTTACCTTCAAAAGCACCCTTAATTCTTGAGCAATTTAAAAAGGACTACTGGATGTACAAACAAGGCTTTTCGAAAGAACTCGAGTTTGAGCCCCTTACTGATGTTTATTTTAGTAATTCCAGGGGGCCGGCAATCCGGCAAAATAACAAAAGTTCGGTGTTCATGTTTGGAGGAATTGCTATACTAATCCTGGTAATTGCCATTATAAATTATATCAATCTTACGGTAGCGCAGGCCGGGAATCGCAGCAAAGAAATTGCCATTAAAAAGTTGATTGGAAGCTCAAAAGGTGCCTTGGTTTATCAACAAATATCAGAATCTGTTGCATTAAGTTTTTTTGCTGCCTTAATAGCTATAGCCCTGGCATTAATTGCAGAACCCTTTTTTAACAACCAAATGGACACGGATCTCAATCTTACTAATCAATTTAGCGGTGCTTTTGTCCTTTCCTCGCTTTTAATCATTGGCGCAACGGGCTTGGTATCCGGAACTATCCCGGCACTGGTGGCAAACAAATTTAATCCGGTTGAGGTGGTAAAAGGCAGCTTTGCATTTAAAACCCGTAAAAGTTATTCCAAAGTCCTGATTGCTTTTCAATACACGGTCGCTATTATTTTATTGGTAAGCACCTTAACCATTACAAAACAGTCGAATTTTATGCAGAATTACGACATGGGATTTGACAAAGACAACATTTTTTGGATGGATAACACCATTGAAGCCAATAAAAGAGAAGCATTTCGCAACGAACTAAAATCGATTCCCGGTGTTGAAGAGGCTTCCTTCTGTATGGGAATGCCCATTGATGGCGGAAACAACCAGTCGTTTAACTATAACGAAAAACCGGTTAGTTTTCAGGAATTCAGGGGCGACAGCCTTTATCTCAAAATTTTTGGTTTGAAAATAAATGAAACAGGAGTCGCCTACTCAAAAAATGGAGTATGGATTAATCAAACAGCTGTGAAATTGCTTGAATTGGGAGAAAACCCAAGCTCTTTCAAATATTATGACAATGAAATTCCTGTTTTAGGTATTGTCGAAGACTTTAATTTCAGGTCGTTACACGAACAAGTTGGCCCGGCAATTATCCGGCAAATGACTAACGAAGATTTCCCCTGGAGTATCGCAGTAAAAATAAGTGATGCCAACATTATTGAAACGGTAAAAAGAATCAGGGAAAAGCAAGCCTCGTTTACGGGAGGGGAACCAATGGAGTTTGGGTTTGTCGACTCAAGTGTTGACGAGTGGTATTCAACCGAAGTTAAACGCTCAAAACTAATTGGGGCTTTCACATTGCTTTCCATCATCATTTCTTCGATGGGGATTTTTGCCATGTCGCTATATTATATCCAGCAGAAGGTAAAAGAAATTGGCGTACGAAAAGTAAATGGTGCAAAAGTTTCAGAAGTCGTTGCCCTGCTTAACAAAGATTTTTTGATTTGGGTACTTGTTGCCTTTGTTATTGCTACGCCGCTTGCCTGGTTCGCCATGAATAAATGGCTGGAAAATTTCGCGTACAAAACCGAAGTAAGCTGGTGGATATTTATGATGGCCGGATTAATGGCTCTGGGAATCGCACTGCTAACAGTTAGTTGGCAAAGCTGGCGGGCTGCAACACGAAATCCTGTCGAAGCCTTACGATATGAGTAA
- a CDS encoding ABC transporter permease has product MFKLYFIRELRSLLKNKYISVLKVSGLIIGLWVFMAAGYYVLHETSFDSFQDSAGNKFSMEARDQFGEDYFQFPLPYVLFESLPDRYPEVVKSTSFDNRNSTIYIKQENNLIKSDYTEIGFVEENFFDFFSFSFIAGNAEESFNAPNPLIISEDIATKRFGKLDVMGTPVSLIINDQLIDFTITGIIKNPASNSNVSYHWIGSLSHFMQAQGKKDYQSDWNYQCKNFIELTPESDISDFTAKLAQDYVRLAKLEKSPTLLLTKLSKIHINMRLKIFITLGVLILLISIINYVLLSTIEKTQQMRLWGIEKVSGAKKSHLFLKNSISVFIFSVIAFVITFGLFKLTQPYFPNFVGNDVPFNAILNTKKIITGALLCSFSIILLSSFINQLISGNIKPIEILQNKLSKGKAGKILFNSLLTFQLMAFIALISASMLVHKQLSFMQESDLGFNKESLISMNIAPKDVHSYPVFKEELLKNPNIRNVAGTNNLPLSRMGNIYGEVYTDSLGNQQMRATEFINVDKDFFNTMEIKFSQGNGFKENVENQCIVNQTLLDERGVKDPLNEKIKLGGTEYRISGVIEDFHNKSMQMSIQPFVAHYSPDNISHAIVRFSGNPSEIIELMRKTATTYLPNTIFEYEFFDQRIAAAYKTERKFSNIINLLTTLSIFIAVLGLLGVSYFSSLLRIKEIGIRKVNGARIGEVLMVLNRDFVKWVGFAFVIATPIAYYAMNKWLENFAYKTSLSWWIFALAGFLALGIALLTVSWQSWMAATKNPVEALRYE; this is encoded by the coding sequence ATGTTCAAACTATATTTTATTCGTGAATTACGGTCTCTTTTAAAAAACAAATACATTTCAGTATTAAAAGTTAGCGGACTAATTATTGGCCTTTGGGTTTTTATGGCAGCTGGTTATTATGTGCTGCATGAAACAAGCTTCGACTCTTTTCAAGATTCAGCCGGGAATAAATTCAGTATGGAAGCCCGTGATCAGTTTGGAGAAGATTATTTTCAATTTCCTCTACCCTATGTGCTATTCGAATCTTTGCCTGACCGTTATCCTGAGGTGGTTAAAAGCACCAGTTTCGACAATAGAAATAGTACAATTTACATTAAGCAGGAAAACAATCTAATTAAATCGGATTACACTGAAATTGGATTTGTTGAAGAAAACTTCTTTGATTTTTTCAGTTTTAGCTTTATTGCGGGTAATGCAGAAGAAAGTTTCAATGCACCTAACCCCCTAATTATATCGGAAGATATCGCAACAAAACGTTTTGGGAAACTTGATGTTATGGGCACTCCGGTTTCACTTATTATTAATGATCAACTTATTGACTTCACGATCACCGGTATCATCAAAAATCCGGCAAGCAATTCAAATGTCAGCTATCACTGGATTGGTAGTCTTTCGCATTTTATGCAGGCGCAGGGAAAAAAGGATTACCAATCGGATTGGAACTACCAGTGTAAAAATTTTATTGAGTTGACACCTGAGTCAGATATTTCAGATTTTACGGCAAAACTTGCACAGGATTATGTCAGACTCGCCAAATTGGAAAAATCGCCAACATTATTATTAACTAAGCTGAGTAAAATACATATTAACATGCGTTTGAAAATATTCATCACGTTGGGCGTGCTTATTCTTCTCATCTCAATTATCAACTATGTGCTTTTGTCGACCATTGAAAAAACGCAGCAAATGCGTTTGTGGGGAATCGAGAAAGTTTCGGGCGCCAAAAAATCTCACTTATTCTTAAAAAACTCAATATCGGTTTTTATTTTCTCGGTGATAGCTTTTGTAATTACGTTTGGTTTGTTTAAGCTAACCCAACCCTATTTCCCCAATTTTGTTGGCAACGACGTACCTTTTAATGCCATACTAAACACAAAGAAAATAATAACAGGAGCACTGCTTTGTTCCTTTTCAATCATTTTACTTTCATCGTTTATCAACCAACTTATTAGCGGTAATATAAAGCCTATCGAAATTCTTCAAAATAAATTGAGCAAGGGAAAAGCTGGCAAAATTCTTTTTAACTCACTTTTAACTTTTCAACTGATGGCATTCATCGCTTTGATATCTGCATCAATGCTGGTTCATAAACAGCTTTCATTCATGCAGGAAAGCGATTTGGGATTTAACAAAGAGTCATTAATTTCAATGAATATTGCACCAAAGGATGTTCATTCTTACCCGGTTTTCAAAGAAGAACTGTTGAAAAATCCAAATATCAGAAATGTGGCAGGGACGAACAATCTCCCACTTTCCAGAATGGGTAATATTTATGGCGAAGTTTATACCGATAGCCTGGGTAATCAGCAAATGAGAGCAACTGAATTTATTAATGTTGATAAGGACTTTTTTAATACCATGGAAATAAAATTCAGCCAGGGTAATGGTTTTAAAGAGAATGTCGAAAATCAATGTATCGTTAATCAAACCCTGCTGGATGAACGTGGTGTGAAAGATCCCTTAAATGAAAAAATTAAACTGGGCGGTACAGAATATCGAATCTCCGGTGTTATCGAAGACTTTCACAATAAATCAATGCAAATGTCGATACAACCATTTGTAGCCCATTACAGCCCTGATAATATATCGCATGCCATTGTCCGGTTTTCGGGTAATCCTTCCGAAATAATTGAATTGATGAGGAAAACAGCAACTACATACTTACCCAATACTATTTTTGAATACGAATTTTTTGATCAACGAATAGCGGCAGCTTATAAAACGGAAAGAAAGTTTAGCAATATTATTAATTTACTAACTACCCTTTCAATATTCATTGCTGTGCTGGGGTTACTGGGAGTCTCCTATTTTTCTTCCCTGTTAAGGATAAAAGAAATCGGCATCCGGAAAGTAAACGGTGCTAGAATAGGTGAAGTTTTGATGGTGCTTAACAGAGACTTCGTAAAATGGGTTGGTTTTGCTTTTGTAATTGCTACGCCAATTGCGTATTACGCGATGAATAAATGGCTTGAAAATTTTGCTTACAAAACCAGTTTAAGTTGGTGGATATTTGCCCTTGCAGGTTTTCTGGCGTTGGGAATTGCATTGCTAACGGTTAGCTGGCAAAGCTGGATGGCCGCTACTAAGAATCCTGTCGAAGCCTTACGATATGAGTAA
- a CDS encoding ABC transporter permease, producing the protein MKSHFLKFIQRGIAKKPFIYSINFVGLILSMTVVFVLATYYFGETGANKFNKNIDNTYVICSEGFQGELHTYTPAILKEHIENEIPEVEKVVRMRSPFGETTFQVGENPPITSKLILADSTFTDLFSYQCIAGDLKTALKTPMSIVLTNKEALKLFGQLSPIGETVKMDNRHNLTVRAVIEEPQEKSSLSFNAIVPMISLPQVSPNGDEFTSWGMSNFTSFVLINKTASPDQIGKKIAQLYPENNYKTTISLKAFSSFYFSDVDVARQNYLKTGNKTSTTILAVVAAIILLMGIINYLNLSFSLAVERLKNVGILKISGAEKKHILKNIIGESALFFLFSVVFAYMISLITIPVLSNKIGVAIHSGVILNPSFILASISAALIISTLSVIVPAIKLSSINPIDSVKRNITGKGKTDHTRRILVITQFSVAIILIAFTWAVQKQVKYGSKQLGFNNENIYTIQLTPQLKKDILKEKIEQIPGVKEVSYTNFLPGRESIEQWYGMTITYKGEKKENISSHIIRCDNNFPGLLGLNPIKGRLFSSDMLTDKNKIIVNKAFVDEYGLEEPLGVKIPAFNSENMEIVGVVNNFHFQSVHKAISPVIIRVNDYAKFCYVKIASSDFNSLHGAVTQINKAATSLSTGYPVDFEFLDESVAQMYRSEVQFRKIFFFFSVIAIFICCLGILGLSIFASQQKVKEIGIRKVNGAKVSEILAMLNKDFVKWVLIAFVIATPVAWYAMDKWLENFAYKTSLSWWIFALAGLLALGIALLTVSWQSWRAATRNPVEALRYE; encoded by the coding sequence ATGAAATCGCACTTTTTAAAATTTATACAAAGAGGCATTGCTAAAAAGCCGTTTATCTACTCCATTAATTTTGTCGGGTTGATTTTAAGCATGACTGTGGTATTTGTTCTTGCCACCTATTATTTTGGCGAAACGGGTGCAAACAAGTTTAATAAAAACATTGACAATACGTATGTTATTTGTTCCGAAGGATTTCAAGGTGAATTACATACCTACACACCGGCAATTCTCAAAGAACACATTGAGAACGAAATTCCGGAGGTTGAAAAAGTTGTACGTATGAGAAGTCCATTTGGGGAAACGACCTTTCAGGTAGGAGAAAATCCCCCGATAACCAGTAAGCTGATTTTGGCCGACTCTACTTTTACCGATCTTTTTTCATATCAATGTATTGCCGGAGATTTAAAAACTGCACTCAAAACACCAATGTCAATTGTTCTTACAAACAAAGAAGCTTTAAAACTATTCGGGCAACTTTCACCCATAGGTGAAACGGTTAAAATGGATAACAGGCACAATTTAACCGTGCGCGCGGTAATCGAGGAACCTCAGGAGAAATCATCATTGTCTTTTAATGCAATTGTTCCAATGATTAGCCTTCCGCAAGTCAGTCCCAACGGAGATGAATTTACCAGTTGGGGAATGTCAAATTTTACCAGTTTTGTATTAATAAATAAAACTGCCAGCCCCGATCAAATTGGGAAAAAGATAGCACAGCTTTATCCTGAAAACAATTATAAAACCACAATCTCACTGAAAGCTTTTAGCTCATTTTATTTCTCTGATGTTGATGTCGCAAGACAAAATTATCTGAAAACCGGAAACAAGACCTCAACCACGATTTTGGCAGTTGTTGCAGCAATCATTTTGCTCATGGGCATAATAAATTATCTTAATCTTTCATTTTCACTTGCTGTTGAACGATTAAAAAACGTCGGAATACTAAAAATTTCGGGAGCCGAAAAAAAACATATTCTCAAAAATATTATTGGCGAGTCAGCATTATTTTTTCTTTTTTCGGTTGTGTTTGCCTACATGATATCTTTGATAACAATACCGGTTCTTTCCAATAAAATCGGAGTTGCAATTCACTCAGGTGTTATTTTAAATCCTTCGTTTATTCTGGCATCCATCTCTGCAGCATTGATTATTTCCACCCTATCAGTTATTGTGCCGGCTATAAAACTATCGTCTATAAATCCTATTGACTCCGTAAAAAGAAATATTACGGGAAAGGGAAAGACTGACCATACCCGAAGAATACTTGTTATCACTCAGTTTTCGGTTGCCATAATATTGATTGCATTTACATGGGCTGTACAAAAACAGGTAAAATATGGCTCAAAACAGTTGGGCTTTAACAATGAAAATATATACACAATTCAACTCACTCCTCAATTAAAAAAAGATATTCTAAAAGAGAAGATAGAGCAAATTCCCGGTGTAAAAGAAGTAAGCTATACAAACTTTTTACCCGGCAGGGAATCCATTGAGCAGTGGTATGGGATGACGATAACTTATAAAGGTGAAAAGAAGGAAAATATAAGCAGTCATATTATAAGATGCGATAATAATTTTCCGGGGCTCTTAGGTTTAAATCCCATAAAAGGCCGGCTATTCTCTTCAGATATGTTAACCGATAAAAACAAAATTATTGTTAATAAAGCATTTGTCGATGAATATGGATTAGAAGAACCATTGGGAGTAAAAATCCCGGCTTTCAATTCAGAAAATATGGAAATTGTTGGTGTTGTCAATAACTTCCACTTTCAATCGGTGCATAAAGCTATTTCCCCTGTAATAATAAGAGTTAACGATTATGCCAAATTTTGTTACGTTAAAATAGCATCTTCTGATTTTAACAGTTTACATGGGGCCGTTACACAGATTAACAAAGCTGCAACCAGTCTTTCTACCGGCTATCCTGTAGATTTTGAATTTCTGGATGAATCGGTAGCGCAAATGTACAGATCTGAAGTTCAGTTCAGAAAAATTTTCTTCTTCTTTTCTGTCATCGCCATTTTTATTTGTTGTTTGGGAATTTTAGGATTGTCAATTTTTGCCAGTCAGCAAAAAGTAAAAGAAATCGGCATCCGGAAAGTAAACGGCGCTAAAGTATCTGAAATACTGGCAATGCTAAACAAAGACTTTGTAAAATGGGTTCTGATAGCCTTTGTAATCGCAACGCCCGTTGCCTGGTACGCCATGGATAAGTGGCTGGAAAATTTTGCCTACAAAACCAGTTTGAGTTGGTGGATTTTTGCCCTGGCCGGTTTGCTGGCGCTGGGAATTGCGTTGCTAACAGTAAGTTGGCAAAGCTGGCGAGCGGCTACAAGAAATCCTGTTGAAGCTCTCCGATATGAATAG
- a CDS encoding ABC transporter permease yields the protein MKRFFNSIFRNIKRNPFYSAINIFGLILGFLSVFLISAWIKYELSYDSFHSKSKEIYRVHRYFYDPDGNENLHLTNVAPPIAPLLKNEIPEIQQIARVSNTGIVFRVGDKKIFEDNTCFAEPEILHIFDFQGLPNDDNLLKEPLTLIVSEEAAQRFFQTTDAVGKSLDVKDETGNKYSFIVQGVFKNWGQNTHFNPDIYISFSTYESIVGQEEMKNWSSNNYTTFALIPHLPDNIDSKLDGFINKQFENGTEWTKIRMEALTDIHFDWYSNRSYVYILASVALLILILGSINYMNLNVAMYTKRLKEIKVKKVVGASKKILILQLTAESVFFCFISVVLALGIILLISSGVDQIIGNNFHLKIAENTDLIAGIVILSVVTGILSVLYPVLIVSSFKPVISSGKEKINTGNNTFRGGLVTFQFTVSIALVISFLFVFKQINYLHDKNLGLDKENVVVIPSTPQLNEKLDVFKQQLVQNPNILSASASKRTPSQGLWDSGSAEVVSDGSSNPLDFRLANIRVDEDFLTTYKIELAAGKNFEKFSESNTGYLINETAAKKIGWDSPEDAIGNQIDYSGQVERIIGVTKDFHYESLHIPLAPVIMMYRPESFNTVSIRITPFEKTKTLAFIENIWQQYNLQENIFSYEFIDDRFNRLYTAEENIKQLLNYFMIVALSIAILGLTGLSMFIIQRRVKEIGIRKVNGAKVSEVMALLNKDFVRWVVVAFAIATPVAWFAMIKWLESFAYKTTLSWWIFALAGALALGIALLTVSWQSWRAATRNPVEALRYE from the coding sequence ATGAAACGTTTTTTTAATTCCATATTCAGAAATATAAAAAGAAACCCGTTTTATTCGGCAATTAACATTTTTGGACTCATTTTGGGTTTTTTAAGTGTATTCCTGATATCTGCCTGGATAAAATATGAACTTAGTTACGATTCCTTTCATTCGAAAAGTAAGGAAATATACAGGGTACACCGGTATTTTTATGACCCGGATGGCAACGAAAACCTTCATTTAACAAATGTAGCACCTCCAATTGCACCCCTGTTAAAAAATGAAATACCGGAAATTCAACAAATTGCAAGAGTTAGTAATACAGGAATTGTTTTTAGGGTTGGCGACAAAAAAATATTTGAAGACAATACCTGTTTTGCTGAACCTGAAATACTCCATATTTTTGATTTTCAAGGCTTACCCAATGATGATAACTTATTAAAAGAACCACTCACTTTAATTGTTTCGGAAGAAGCCGCACAACGATTTTTTCAAACGACTGATGCCGTCGGAAAATCGCTGGATGTAAAAGATGAAACAGGAAATAAATACAGTTTTATCGTGCAGGGAGTGTTTAAAAACTGGGGGCAAAATACCCATTTTAATCCTGATATTTATATTTCATTTAGTACATACGAATCCATCGTTGGGCAAGAGGAGATGAAAAACTGGAGTAGCAATAACTATACAACATTTGCCCTTATTCCGCACCTGCCGGATAATATCGATTCCAAACTGGATGGTTTTATCAATAAACAATTCGAAAATGGAACGGAGTGGACAAAAATAAGAATGGAAGCGCTTACCGACATCCACTTTGATTGGTACAGCAATCGTTCATATGTTTATATTCTTGCATCGGTTGCATTACTGATTCTTATTCTTGGCAGCATTAACTACATGAATTTAAACGTAGCAATGTACACCAAGCGCTTAAAAGAAATCAAAGTAAAAAAAGTAGTGGGAGCTTCCAAAAAAATCCTCATCCTTCAGCTAACAGCAGAATCGGTTTTCTTTTGTTTTATTTCGGTAGTACTGGCCTTGGGAATTATCCTGCTTATTTCCTCCGGAGTAGACCAGATTATAGGAAACAATTTTCATTTGAAGATAGCTGAAAATACAGATTTAATCGCAGGTATTGTTATTTTATCTGTTGTTACAGGAATTCTTTCGGTTCTTTATCCGGTTCTGATTGTTTCATCTTTTAAACCGGTAATTTCAAGCGGAAAAGAAAAAATAAATACCGGAAATAATACATTCCGCGGTGGATTGGTAACCTTTCAGTTTACAGTTTCCATTGCTTTGGTAATATCATTTTTGTTTGTTTTCAAACAGATAAACTATTTACACGATAAAAACTTAGGCCTCGACAAAGAAAATGTGGTTGTTATACCCTCCACTCCCCAGCTCAACGAAAAACTGGATGTATTTAAACAACAGTTGGTGCAGAACCCAAACATTCTTTCAGCATCGGCATCAAAAAGAACACCATCGCAGGGGCTTTGGGATTCCGGTTCAGCAGAAGTCGTTTCCGACGGGAGTTCCAATCCTCTTGATTTCAGGCTGGCCAACATCAGGGTAGATGAAGATTTTCTTACAACCTATAAAATCGAACTTGCAGCAGGTAAAAATTTTGAAAAGTTTAGTGAATCGAATACAGGGTATCTGATCAATGAAACTGCCGCAAAAAAAATAGGCTGGGATTCGCCTGAGGATGCAATTGGTAATCAAATCGATTACAGCGGACAAGTGGAAAGAATAATAGGCGTGACCAAAGATTTTCATTATGAGTCGCTGCACATTCCACTCGCTCCGGTGATTATGATGTACCGCCCCGAAAGTTTTAATACGGTATCCATTCGGATTACTCCTTTCGAAAAAACCAAAACACTGGCTTTTATCGAGAACATCTGGCAGCAATATAATTTACAGGAAAATATTTTCTCGTATGAGTTTATAGATGACCGCTTTAACCGGCTATATACCGCCGAGGAAAACATAAAACAGCTCCTGAACTATTTTATGATAGTTGCTCTTTCAATTGCTATTCTCGGATTAACAGGATTGTCGATGTTTATCATCCAAAGAAGGGTAAAAGAAATTGGAATAAGAAAGGTAAACGGAGCCAAAGTATCAGAAGTAATGGCTCTGCTGAACAAAGACTTTGTAAGATGGGTAGTTGTTGCTTTTGCAATTGCAACACCTGTTGCGTGGTTTGCCATGATTAAATGGCTTGAAAGTTTTGCTTATAAAACCACTTTAAGTTGGTGGATATTTGCGCTGGCAGGAGCACTGGCTTTGGGGATTGCGCTGCTCACTGTAAGCTGGCAAAGCTGGAGGGCGGCAACGAGAAATCCCGTTGAAGCTCTGCGATATGAGTAA